TTGGCAGCGCGGAGGCTCACTGGGTGATTTGTGGGTAAAGGCGGAAGTGGAATTTGTCGTCAACAGCACATTTCAGGTACGTGGTCTAACTTGCCACTATTTGCCactgtttattattaaaaagtgttGGGAAATAAATATAGTTAGAGTCAAACTTTTAATGGCCCTAGAATGTCAGACTGTATTTTCCCTGGCATAGGTGAATAATGAGAGGatacacagatggaatttgtcTTTCGCCTTTAACctatctgtgcagtgaacacacacatacacacagtgactgGGAGCACACATGTGGTGGgcgaggagcagagagggctcaacagtggcagctttctgtgccagtgtccacagatAAAGgaatatgtaatgtaaaatgtaatattatgtGAACTGTCATAGTTCTGTAAACCAGACAGTAAAATAGAACTTAataggcaaaataacagggtggtaaataggcattTAGCATCAGATCTGAGCACTTTTCACCCCAACcgaagtcacatacttactatttatacctgaaaactgaataaataaaatactgaataaatgcattatatGGCTCCTGTAAGATTTGTTCTTTGAGGAGGaagtcttttcttcttttttacaATTTATCCACAGTCTGGCGcacaacatttacataaacaacAAAATGATTAAGTAGTGACCATAgatataacaataaaatcacAAATTATACAAGAAATGCTGATTTACAACATTTTTCCTTCTCATATAAAGTTAGCATCTGACAAATTGTCATGATGTAAACAGTAAAGTGAATAAAATCAAAAGTACTGTTTTTTCCATCTGTATTTTTTACCCTTCTACCATCTTTCCCTCCCCTTGTCTCTCGCTTTCCTGCAGATATTGTTTGTGGCTGCTATTAGGGACCAGGCATATGGAGGCATTGCTGTTGATGACCTCACGTTGTCCCCAGAATGCCGCTTGTCTAATGGTAAAAAACTCTACCTACAGTCTCCTCTGGAAAAATGCTGCTCTAATGTTGACTCACTGACATTAAATCTAACCCTAGCCTTGTTTATATCCTATACAATGGGGCCTGGTTAACTGACATATAACATGCACAAAATAACCATCCAGTTTAATCGAAATAGGTCCAGTTTGGTGATGTTCCAGGTGATGTTCCCTTTTCTCTTTTACATTAATCTCAATCTCAATATCTCTGCTACCAGATTCAATGCCAACGCCATCTTTCCCAAAACCACCCAGTCACCCCTGTGCAGAGGCCAGCAAGATCTGTGACTTTCAGAAGGACTGCACAGATGGAGAGGATGAATCACAATGTGGTGAGTGTATTAAATAAATAGTTAAATCACAAACCAACAAATACAGTGTGAATAATCTACAGTACATGCTATTGGTAATATTCGATTGGTATGTCTGTGATATTAACAATTTAAATCTCAGATGGATTTAAATATGATTTGTGTTTCATGATGCCTATAGGGGACTTTTCCTATGAGCAGGGTAGTACAGGCTGGACAGACGTGAGCATAGGAAGCCAAGGCTGGAAGCTAAACCAGGAACCCAGTAATGCCACGGGTAACACAGGTAAGTGTAAGTCTAGAGAGATTCAGTAGTTTAGAAACAGTGTTCTAAGCTGAGGTACTCTTTATTGAACACTACAATTGGCCATTTTTCTGCCTCTCTTTGATTTGAACAAACAACCTTGTACCTGCTGGTTTACCTCCATGTGCTGGCTCACCTCTCTTACCTGCCTTCTACCATGACCAGAAAGTTGTGGGTTCCATTCTCTCAACACTATATAACAATGTATATAGCTGTAAgagatttgaacccacaactttCTAGTTACTTGATTACCTCTTTTACCTCACCTCTACCACAACCAGAGGGTTGTAGGTTCTAATCTCGCGacacaatatatacatatatatctgtTAGAGATTTGAACTCTTCATCTTCTAGTTGCTACTCTTAATCTTCTCTTTCACATTCCCTCAACCACAAgcagagggttgtgggttcagatCTCTCAAcactatatgtaaatgtaagagaTTTGAATTCACAACAATAGCTCTGTTACCACTATATAAAATAGatataatttttaatatttgagAGCTTGTTAACTGTACAGGTTTCATATAATTTAAAGAAAGCTGTATGAATGTAGGAGCATTTTCAGAATGATAAACAGAGAAGTGACTGGGAAAGCTCTAATACAATTAAGGTGAAATATGTCAAAAGGGTAATAGACTGACAAAACGtattgtaaataataattacagaatattatttaatttaatttaataacttATTGTTGTTACAGAAGTACGTGAAGTAttagaaatatttaaaaatcaattatttttcattataatacaGTGAACATAATGTTATATATGGTAATCTACTCTGTAACAGCTGTAAATATGACAGTAGACATGCAGTAGtatggttttgtgtgtgtgtctgcttgtTGTCAGAGGTGTTCTTGTACGTGACTGATGCCCCTGGTCAGCAGCTGACAGAAGCCCAAACCCGTACTCCTCTCCTGGGCCCCTCTGGCCCAAGCTGCACCCTACAGTTCTCCTACAGCCTCACAGGCAGCAACCCACACACAGGTACTCTGCACCCAACTCTCTTGCACTACAGCAAATGCACTGCATAgatcgttttttgtttttttgtttttttgtttttttttttgggggggggggggggctgattAACTGTTCCTTCTCTATCATTTGAAGTGTGTGCAGGTGTATTGAACAGTCTGTGTGCTCTCTCACTGCAGGTGAACTGTCTGTAGTTGTAGTAGACAGCGTGTTGGGCACTCTGCCTCGACTGTGGGAGTTCAGTGGGTGGACAGGGCAGAACACTTCCACATCCTGGGTAAAAGAGGAGCTCTATATTGGAGCCAGAGATCACCGCTTCCAGGTGCTGACTTTTCAGATTTTCCATATTTTTATGTGTATCTTTCTGCCTGAATTTTATGTTGATATGGTTGAAATAAGTTGATGGTTCCCAGccgtggtcctggaggaccccctgtcctgcacattttagtggtttcctgctctaacacatcacatgtacatttacatttatggcatttagcagatgctcttatccagagcgacttacaaagtgctttgctatttacccaagaaaaaccttagctagttagaatagactaataatacaaagatacctctaagcttcgacattactaaacacaagacaataaggtgaccacagtactctattcgtccaagtactctcggaagaggagggtcttctgtctgagtttgaagacagcgagcgactcggccgttcggacacccaggggaagctcgttccaccactttggtgccaggacagaaaagagcctggacgcttgtcttccgcggattttgagggatggcgggtcgagccgagccgtacttgaagctcgaagggctcttggtgcggatcggcttttgaccattgccatcaggtacggaggggctggtccgttcttggctttgtagaccagcgtcagggttttgaatctgatgtgggcagctacaggaagtcagtggagagaacgcagcagtggagtgacatggcatcaccttcaactcaggaagaGCTCGTTATTTATCTGATTTGTTGGaacaggtgtgttgggagcagggcaaacaataaaatgtgcagggcaggggatCCTCCACAGGAACCACTgctacttttggttccctacCTTTCAGCGAATGGGTCTTTAAAGAAACACTGCAGCTTATTTTAACCTAATGTGTGTCTTAGATCGCATAACACAGACAACAATTTAGGTGCGTTTTCAACTCAAAACACATCAGCCGAAAAAGAAAAAGCcaattcaaatattttaaatgtttcctTCAACAGGTAAGAggtaaatgttgtgttttctaTAAATAGGTCATATTTGGGCGCCCCACTAAAGTAAACTACTGATACATTATCCTGTTTTTATAAAAGTCTAATTTCCATTTAATTTTATAACAAATTCCAAGGAGAATCTTCATTCAAGATTTCATATTTTTGTGCATAAACAAGCTgcactctttttttcccctccattTACTTTTGCCAAGCCCATGAATTGCATCCAAAACATCTAAAACAAGAAGCATCCATTTATTCCATCCATTATTCAATGCCATATTTGCTGCTGTAATGAGTTTGGAtataaatatgttcaaaaaAGCCTCTCTGCACCACCCAAATGGTGCCTAGCTGAAAGACTGAAGCATCTAAATTATTGTTTGACTCTTTTAACACaattcaaatgatttttaaCCCCTAAAAGCACATAAGACTCACCAGctggctgaaagtgttattacaaacctccaccagtttgtacagacgtccttggagttactgagtaatgcgctctagtgtgtaataagccggCATCAGCCTGAAGAATGTAGGATGTTCTGTAGTATTAAGGTCATACAGTGATCAGGACTTTCTCTGCCTTTGCTCCTGCAAGCTGGAGTTCAGAGCTCGTGCTCAAGAGCTGGCCCCAGACACCAGAATAGCAGTGAAGGATGTTTACTATGTCAACTGCCACCAATGGTATATCCCTTCTACTTCTGAAGGTGAGGGCtgatctcatatatatatatatatatatatatctttacatatttgtgtaaaacatATGACACTTTAGTGCATTTATGTAAAATCATCAGTGTTTAGGGATTTAGGGATGGTTAGTGGTGATTTATTTTCCTTTACCTTTCTCAAACAGGACTGTCCTGTAACTTTGAGACTGATTTATGTGGATGGTACCAAGACCAAACAGATAACTATGACTGGAGTGTGAAGGATGGAAACGATCATACGATTGGCAACGGTACGGATAATATTCTACAGCACACCCATTAaaacttttctttaaaaaaaaaaaaagatgtggtACGTTGTGGTGAAACGGCACTGTAACTAGTTTCTTTAGGGCAGtattaacattattttaatttttcctTTACGTAAATTTTACACTTAATTAAAGCCCATAGTGTTTACGCCACTCGCAAATACAGGGTTGCTACTTGTATAagctttttgtgcatttttgttttcatcactaATTGAATGTGTGTGGTCTCAGGGAGAAGTCTGGTGGTGGATATGTGGAGTACTACACTGCGTGGTCTTTCTGGTCGTCTTCTCTCACTCAGACAGAATTCAGTGACTGAGCACTGTCTCCTTTTCTTTTACAAACTCTATGGCCCCCAGACAGGTGAAAGGCAGAGATATAGTCTTGCTGTATTTTTgtatacacagttgcagattaaaaaataaCCTTTTAGGAATTAAGAAATTCAGATGATTAAGAGGAATGCCGTGTTCACCTGCAGGTGCTCTCAGTGTCAAAATACGGCATGCGGACGGTGCAGAGGAGGTCTTATGGACCCGTGTGGGTGCTCATGGAAACATCTGGCAGGAAGGACACTGTCCAGTTCCCCAACAACTTACTAGCTACCAGGTACAACTTTAGCAAGCTGAATATTCAGAGCCAGAGTTACAAAGTTCtccatgttatatatatatatatatatatatatatatatatatatatatatatatatattagataaaATAGAGTGAATTTACCACACTTACAAAATGGTTAAGTCTCTAGGTACTGACTGCTGATAGAAACATAAATTTCTAAATTAGACAGataataattcagttttgaTTTAAAGTTTTGATTTTGATTATTATTGAGTAACAGATACAGTTGAATAATTTTGATATTCCTTCTGGTCTTCTTACGTTGTTTTTCTGTATTTCCTTTTAAAAAGGTCTGGATTTGCTTGAtcacatttttttcttctccattattctctctacctctctctctctccctctccctctctttccttttctctctcagttGGTGTTTGAGGCAGTGCGCTCAGGATTTGATGGCCAGGTAGCCATAGATGATGTGGCATTTGTAGAAAGATCATGCTCTCTGCCGACTATGTGCTCATTTGAGGGCCACAAATGTGGCTACAGCAGCAGTAGTGCTGCATTTTGGATCCTACAGAACTGGGACTCCTCCAGAAAGGGCCCAATGACTGACCACAGTCTTGAAACACAGATGGGTAAGAAAGGATTGATGGGCATTAGTAGTAGATAGTAAAAGAACTTGGAAGAATAGGACTAATACTCTGGacgtatggatggatggatggatggatggatgaatggataggcACTAGTAGTAAATAGCAAAAGAAGAATAGGACTTATacaatggatggatggattggatgGATTGATGATCAGTCATTAGTTGTAGAAGAACTTAAAAGAACAGGACTTGTACACTGGATGGATTGATAGATGGCTAGTAGTAGGTAGTAGAAGAGCAGGACTTTGATGGATGGATAGGCATACACTGGATGAATAGATGAACATTATTAGTTAAAGAACAGGACTTTACACACATAATAAAAACCAAACaatgcattaaaatgtaaaaacattaagAAGATGATGATTTTGTGTTTACTGCACTTGTCTTTAAAGTCTGTGTAGAATGAATCAGTAACATTGCATGTCTTCTCAGGTTACTACATGCTGGCCCACAGCAGTGTGGAGGTCCTTCCTCAGGGCAGTGTGATGACCTTGACTTCTCCTGTACGCCATGGTGTGGCATCCTCTCAATGTCTCTACTTCTGGTACCACACCGGGGGAGATAACCCAGGTTGAACAGCACAGTCACATACAAATACACTGTGTTAGAGCAACACTCCCCTCACAAGCCTATTCtaacatgtgtgtatgtgtgtatgtatgtgttctgTATGCATGTCATACAGGCACTCTGAGTGTGTATATGAAGCCTGTCAAGGGAGAAGAGACCACACTGTTCTCCAGCAGTCTGAGTCAGGGGAATGTGTGGCGACTTGGAATGAGCAACATCAGCTGTAATGAAGACTGGCAGGTAGGGTCTTAATTACTGAACCACCAGTCTGCAAACGTCCACTGATATACAGCATTTTGCATTGCTCAAAGGTCAGAAACCACCTGTCAATCATTTCATTTCCAATCAAAACATCAAATGTTAGCGTTTTATGTGTCTACCTTTCCTGTGGTCAGATGCTGACTAATGATAAATGGGGTAGATGGCAACAGCCAATAGACTACAGTCTATATATTGTCACAAAACCTTGTACCTCTAAAACAGCAACTTAACAGGAGAAGGAaataaaaaccttcttaacttttagtGGAAGTCAATCTCAAATAATTTTATTCCAGGTCTATTTTCGAGCagttctattggtccgttcatcaggaCAAATTCCCAGATTCATAttatttaaatagaaaaaaataggTTTTTGTATAGTGTAGTGGAATTATAAGGTAGATGACCTTCGTAAAGTAACCTTCTAATAAAGGGGATGTGGAGCATGTAATATTCCTGCTAATGATGCAAACTATTGAACGTCTGAATGGTTTATCAGCTGCAGTTTGAGGTGACGGGAGCCGGAGGGATAGGCACTTATATTGCCATTGATGACATCATCTTCTCCAGTCATAGCTGTCCTTCTACAGGTTTGATTAAAATCTACACTAAAAAGTTACAGAGAAATGAAAGCATGCCTAACCAATAAACACGCGTGCAGGCCTGATTCTTTGTGAcgcaaatgaactctgaacttTTCAGGTCACATATGTGATCTGGAGCGAGGTCTGTGTGGGTGGACCAACACTCAGAGCCCAGAACGGGACCGCCTAGACTGGGAGCTGAGCAGCCTGCTGTCTGAAACCCACTACCCCACACCACCACACGACCACACACTGGCAAATGAGAGAGGTAGTCAGTTATCTGTTATCAGTTTTCTGTGGATTTCTGTGTCATTTTAGTCTGTTCTCCAGGACTGCCATGAACAATTTGACACATCAACATCAATCATGTTGTGATTAATTTGCTTCTTTCTAGGTCACTTCTTGTtccttccacacacactgcGGGACACTGCTGGTCAGAATGCCTGGCTGCTCAGTCCCCATTTACCTCCCACCAAAGGCACTTGCCTGCGTTTTTGGGTTTATCAGTCTGTTGCTGGTAAGATCATAGTTATATTCTCATTGAAGTTAATATTAATCCCTTAATCATTCTGTCTCTTCTCAGCACCAtgatacttaattttttttttaattcacccTTTGACCTCATATGAGGACAAAACGAGGCACAAACGGCTTCCTCtacaaagactaagtttagttCTTGTACTTGTTAGGccctactaatcccaaataggagaaattaaaaatgcacaccaagcaaaagtctggGTATCATGGGGATAAACGTAAGACTGCTCATTTGGTAGCTACTTAAATAACAACTTAAAATAACCCAATACTTAAATAGCTGTAATGACTCATTCAAGATAGGACACAAGACACCCATATCCACCATTAGTGTtgaacacagatggaatttggtctccgtctttaacccatccatgcagtgaacacacacaaacaccctagtcatcaaacacacacagtgacagtgagcatacatgcccggagtggtgaGCAGCTATCGCTgtggtgcccggggagcagagagggtgaagggccttgctaaaGTATCTATTGTGACATTCAGTGATTGTAATGACTTATTAAAAAGCTACTGTGACGACTATGATGTAGCTACTGTGACGTATTTAGTAACTGTAATCACTTGTTAAGTAGCtactatgacttattcagtgtctataatGATTTATTCAATGGTTACTATGACCTCAGTAACTACTATTGTGACTTATTAAGTAGCTACTATGACTTATTTAGTAACCACAATGACTTATTCACTAACTACTATGACTTAAGTAGCTACTATGACTTATTTAGTAACCACAATGACTTATTCACTAACTACTTTGACTTATTAAGTAGCTACTATGACGTATTAAGTAGCTAATATGACTTATTTAGTAACCACAATgacttattcagtaactactatgacttactcagtaactactatgaccTATTTAGTAGCTAATATGACTTATTTAGTAACCACAATgacttattcagtaactactatgacttactcagtaactactatgactTATTAAGTAGCTACTATGACTTATTTAGTAGCTACTATGACTTATTTAGTAACCACAATGACTTATTCAGTAGCTAATATgacttattcagtaactactatgactTATTAAGTAGCCACTATGACTTATTTAGTAACCACAAGTACTTATTCAGTAGCTCTGACTTATTAAGTAGCCACTATGACTTATTTAATAACCACAATGACTTATTTAGTAGCTACTATGACTTatacagtaactactatgactTGTTCAGTATCTGTAATGACTTATTTAATGGCTCCTATAACTTCAGGACCTACTGAAGTGCTCTGAGTTACGCATTAActtcaatgtttttttcagtggCTGCTATTACTAATTCACTAAAATTCATCTAACTTCATGAATGGCTACAGCGAACATAATATAAGTTATATAGTCATGTGCTGGGCTTAGTGTTTGAGGTTTTATCACACTGTttaattgtaaaataaaataatgcctGCTCCCCCTGGACTGTGCTTATTTCCTGATACGTCCAGCTCTGGCTCTGTATGTAATACTGTCCAGGTAACTGTTGGTTGGGCCATTAACACCTGTAATGCTTCTTCTGCAGGCGACAGCAGGTTGGTGGTTTGGAGGCTGTCTGGAGTGAACAAGCATGAGCTCTTGAGCCTGACTCACGCTGGGGAAACCTGGCGATCATTCCGGGTCAACATCACCTCAGACAAAGAGTATCAGGTGAGATCATCAAATCCTACGTAAGGCTTAAAATACATATATCCTGATTTAGATAGTGATGTATGTGTTATGCAGTGTGATGTGAACTTCAGTTAACTTCAACTctatttatctgtgtgtgtgtttgtggatggatggatgactgTATGTGCAATAGATTGTGTTTGAGGGCTTTAAAGGAGCAAAGGGTGTTCTTGCTCTGGATGACTTTGGCTATACAGTTGGGGTCAACTGTGATGGGGGGCAGACAGACCAGACCAGTAAGTGCCCAGCTTTATTTATAGGAGATCATATATGAGAAACATTGcttatgaaaataaaacaacagcttctcttctttttatttaagcaTCACCATCGTCTAACAAAACAGGAGCAGTAGTTGCAGCCGTGATACTCACCATTCTGCTAGTGGTGGCAGTGTGTGGCTTATTGGTATTCTACCTGAAAAGACAGGCTATTGCTCAGGAACCAAGTCCAACACCGACATCTAATACAGGCTTTACAAATGAACTGTATGACTCTAATCACACGGTAAGTGTCTGTCCAGCCAGCTTGCAAGAACTTAACAGTAAATATGCGTGTTTATGCGTGAGAATTAAAGGGTATGGTAGCAATCCCAGAACACAGTTTGCATTTGTACAGGCTTTATGATGGAGTGGGCAGCAGACTTGCTAAGAAAAAGTCAGCAATATAAAATATGAGGCCTTTATTAACACCTTatcacagaaaggcttattacacactaaggtgtattactcagtaactacagggacttctacACAAATCGGCGAGGCTATTCTTtagtaacagaagtttgtaataacactttcgccCCATGTGCTTTTTAAGGGGTAAGATCCTTATCTACTGCTGTCATTTTTTATCCCCAGGAGGCTCATGTGTCTGTTCCTACTATCTCTGAAGGGGTGAGTGATCTATTCTTAAATGCCTTTGTACAAACCTGACTGGAAGCTTGTGCAGAATATACAGGATACACGGCTGTTGCGTCTCTGACGTCTTTGATGTGCTTGTCTGTAGTTGCAGGACGAGGTGTCATAGGTTGCCCTGGTGACGGTGCCGTCTGGTGGTGGTCTTCATGCAAATCGTGTAGTACTGCTGCTGGAGAACGGCTTATGTTGCTTTGTAGAGTCTGACATTTcattagtacacacacacacacacacacacactcatgctgaCACCTAGCAAAAAAGTGTTACAATacacatattcatattcattatttttaatgaatgagTGTTGTGAGACAATATGAGCTGTGAATAGAAAACAGATTGTAGGCTGTACTCTGTGCAATTAGAGGTActgatattaattattatatgaaAATTATTGAGAATTtctccactgtgggactaataaaggattatcttatataattattatatggTTCCATTGTTCTGTTAAAATTATTGTTTTGTTGACTTTGTtaatatgcagtggtcagtacctactaaaagtgatCCAATGAACTATAGTCGGTGAACcgggcaacagggtcatgggcacctaaggctcattgaagCAATACATGGAGGCCgcacctcccaacttacaggacttaaaggatctgctgcttttTAAGGTCTcgtgaagtccatgccttgactggTCAGATCTgatttggtggcacaagggagacctactcagtattaggaaGGTGTCTCAGAAGTTATGGCATGTGTGttgtgtctttctctgtctgtctctctctctctctatatatatatatatatatatatatatatagagagagagagagagagagagagagagagagagaaagggagagagaaagagagagagagagaaagagagagagatatggataCTTTTTTCTGTTTATAGAAGACATAAGGATGACTACTCATGACTTAAAATGCAAGATGAGGTGTAGGAGTAAACATGTAATCTGTTCTTATTaaatctttatttaaaaataaatactaatgTGTTATGCTTATTAAGTTCATACCAGCTAagatttacatgcaaaacactgGTCATGGTTAGCATTTAACATGCGTTTAATATTTGCAGTGAAGACTTATCAGAAACCACCTCAAGTGTAGAGAATGCCAGGATTCTCCAACCATCactacaatattcacacactaattaaaaaagtcatttaagAAGGGTGCCCTGGAATGGGAAACTGTATTAACTGTGGcatggttgaataatgagagttcagtacatggaagtttcataccatgaacctcaaagtCTGTTGACACTTCATTAAAAAGGAAATCCGACAGCTTTAGATCTTTTTGTTTATGGACCCTAAATCTTACATACACCCAGTCTACTAGCTTAAGCCTTTTATTCCTAAAAGCTGCAAAAAGAGTAAAAGTCAACAGCGGTTTTGGGAGTATATGGTGTTTTTGATTCTTTCAGTCAGTTTTCTCAAacaagcagcacatcaccaTGAGACTCTAAGCCTGGCCAACCAGCTTCTACTACCTCAGACTGGAGCTAACCACACATCAGACAGGGAAAAGTGCAGCATGAGTAAGTCTAATCCTGGGAAGCAAGTGAGTGTTAACTGGGTTCTAGGCTTAAAGCTAAACtgactacaatctcttcagccaGCTAAGCACACACAATAATTACAGCGTTTAATTTATTTCACAAGACCAACAATAAAGGGAAAATCAATGTGTTTCATTCAGAGGTAAATATGCAtataaaagcatataaaagTCACATTCTTAGCTGCagtcggctactttaagttgcatctattgctgatacagatgttcaaatgcatctcaaatgggctagaggggtataaagtcccccagcattgagctgtggagcattggaactgtgttctctggaaggatggttggtacccagtacttttgggatgagttggggagttggggatgacctcctgacatcctgacctcactaatgctgttgtcactgaatgcaatcaaatcctca
This sequence is a window from Salminus brasiliensis chromosome 18, fSalBra1.hap2, whole genome shotgun sequence. Protein-coding genes within it:
- the mamdc4 gene encoding apical endosomal glycoprotein, which encodes MKGECIQLLALLLIVQQAVALESRACAGPRCDFVCDCTDCSDEQDCGYRVNDFACDFEDAGACGWTDKSIDASYKWERRQRGDHLPNSGPSSDYTVGTSAGWFMAVTAVKANSPSTAVLMSPVINQSAHTCRLRLRYFIWDSGYTGLGDSFLWASVWQPDGQHALMWRPENTSVRAWREATIFLGRIAGPFYIQLHSQRQEGRSGDIAIDQLEFLDCALPVPSVSGVCGEDHLQCKRGGCVERHAVCDGTDDCGDGTDEQNCEQYMSCDFEADLCSWHLASLSSLKWTRTNQLNFTTSEPLRGPGRDHSTNSASGHFLYVTKPAVLTSDWASFQSPRLAPTNSTHPCRMVMYSHQFGGVSGGLSVLVAEREIYPVWQRGGSLGDLWVKAEVEFVVNSTFQILFVAAIRDQAYGGIAVDDLTLSPECRLSNDSMPTPSFPKPPSHPCAEASKICDFQKDCTDGEDESQCGDFSYEQGSTGWTDVSIGSQGWKLNQEPSNATGNTEVFLYVTDAPGQQLTEAQTRTPLLGPSGPSCTLQFSYSLTGSNPHTGELSVVVVDSVLGTLPRLWEFSGWTGQNTSTSWVKEELYIGARDHRFQLEFRARAQELAPDTRIAVKDVYYVNCHQWYIPSTSEGLSCNFETDLCGWYQDQTDNYDWSVKDGNDHTIGNGRSLVVDMWSTTLRGLSGRLLSLRQNSVTEHCLLFFYKLYGPQTGALSVKIRHADGAEEVLWTRVGAHGNIWQEGHCPVPQQLTSYQLVFEAVRSGFDGQVAIDDVAFVERSCSLPTMCSFEGHKCGYSSSSAAFWILQNWDSSRKGPMTDHSLETQMGYYMLAHSSVEVLPQGSVMTLTSPVRHGVASSQCLYFWYHTGGDNPGTLSVYMKPVKGEETTLFSSSLSQGNVWRLGMSNISCNEDWQLQFEVTGAGGIGTYIAIDDIIFSSHSCPSTGHICDLERGLCGWTNTQSPERDRLDWELSSLLSETHYPTPPHDHTLANERGHFLFLPHTLRDTAGQNAWLLSPHLPPTKGTCLRFWVYQSVAGDSRLVVWRLSGVNKHELLSLTHAGETWRSFRVNITSDKEYQIVFEGFKGAKGVLALDDFGYTVGVNCDGGQTDQTTSPSSNKTGAVVAAVILTILLVVAVCGLLVFYLKRQAIAQEPSPTPTSNTGFTNELYDSNHTEAHVSVPTISEGLQDEVS